The Ictalurus furcatus strain D&B chromosome 5, Billie_1.0, whole genome shotgun sequence genome includes a region encoding these proteins:
- the hps4 gene encoding Hermansky-Pudlak syndrome 4 protein isoform X4 has product MMAETRHTESSLCSCFFLYDRSKVREEGDLTRAGIYYYYPEHTPLDQQELVCGQLAGVSRCVSEISASPVRLLRLRRSKYAIRMRDDFLWALSCVNDLPDVSMCDFLDQMIDLFCFYNGSVRRSYQLHTQEELAVCWARYLSHLQGGATELHHIFTCLTTIDYTHIDPLLLMKAALILQVCQRCPLVLAGCILHRGRMVSTQMSPELTMKVMVHETETYGLQEQKKPTSGRSSFLATPNCTTTTSVYLTQSELHTLRRPLVDNSASCRSESPKRPLKPRLLSRTLSDTPITDPSSSQMLASSPDSSLSDDASFSLCPSLASTPFRSSVASQSEGVDAAESHDHDLANEMLVFEGSAASGKGEDGEQEQVDDVSAGYRNHSSSEDENLLALRDDEEKEEEGAGQATDIREERVRVCEERDVVLEPMLLYEHRVRGLVLVLLVEPGFETHPNAKQEVYHSSLASLNGLEAHLRTITPASEIPAAPYTFAHYDHIQNTLTRAPAVLSTPPALLLRRPSSSSRGRPQGILGYRMARTAPSLCRVKLAIAYSNMESTCSELQTLTHTHTDACNH; this is encoded by the exons ATGATGGCTGAGACACGACACACCGAGAGCTCACT CTGCAGTTGTTTCTTCCTGTACGATCGCTCTAAAGTGCGTGAGGAAGGTGATCTGACCCGCGCCGgcatctactactactaccctgAACAC ACTCCGTTGGATCAGCAGGAGTTAGTGTGTGGTCAGCTGGCAGGTGTGAGTCGCTGTGTGTCAGAGATTTCAGCGTCTCCAGTCCGTCTGCTCCGTCTGCGCAGGAGCAAATACGCCATCCGCATGAGAGACGACTTCCTctgg gctctgaGCTGTGTAAACGATCTCCCGGATGTCAGTATGTGTGATTTTCTGGATCAGATGATTGATCTGTTCTGTTTCTATAACGGCTCGGTGCGTCGCAGCTATCAG CTCCACACTCAGGAGGAACTGGCTGTATGCTGGGCTCGTTATCTCTCCCACCTCCAGGGTGGCGCTACTGAGCTCCACCACATCTTCACCTGCCTCACAACCATCGACTACACACAT attgaCCCGTTGTTGTTGATGAAGGCTGCTCTGATCCTGCAGGTGTGTCAGCGCTGCCCCCTGGTGTTAGCAGGCTGTATCCTCCACCGTGGCAG AATGGTGAGCACACAGATGTCTCCAGAGCTGACGATGAAGGTGATGGTGCATGAAACAGAGACGTACGGCCTACAG GAACAGAAAAAGCCAACCAGTGGGAGGAGCTCTTTTCTGGCTACACCCAATTGTACGACCACAACATCAGTGTATCTGACGCAGTCTGAGCTGCACACACTACGCCGCCCTCTAGTGGACAACTCCGCATCCTGCAG ATCCGAATCTCCCAAGCGACCATTGAAGCCCCGCCTCCTTTCTCGCACTCTTTCCGACACTCCAATCACTGACCCATCGTCCAGTCAGATGCTGGCGTCCTCCCCTGACTCCTCCCTCTCTGATGATGCGAGCTTCAGCTTGTGTCCCTCATTAGCGAGCACGCCGTTTCGCTCCAGTGTAGCGAGCCAGTCAGAAGGAGTAGACGCTGCCGAGTCACATGACCACGACCTGGCCAATGAGATGCTTGTGTTTGAGGGTTCAGCAGCATCAGGTAAAGGTGAGGACGGTGAGCAGGAGCAGGTCGATGATGTCAGCGCCGGGTATCGGAACCACAGCAGCAGCGAGGACGAGAATCTCCTAGCTCTCAGAGACGacgaagagaaggaggaggaaggggcAGGGCAAGCGACCGACATCAGAGAGGAgcgtgtgagggtgtgtgaggaGCGTGACGTGGTTCTCGAGCCCATGCTGCTGTACGAGCACCGGGTCAGAGGGCTTGTACTTGTACTGCTGGTGGAACCTGGCTTCGAGACACACCCTaacgccaaacaggaagtg taccACAGTAGTCTGGCATCCCTGAACGGACTCGAGGCTCACCTGAGGACGATTACACCTGCGTCTGAGATTCCTGCGGCGCCGTACACTTTCGCCCACTATGACCACATCCAGAACACACTCACca gagcGCCGGCTGTGCTCTCTACGCCACCCGCACTGCTGCTCAGGAGACCTTCTTcgtccagcagggggcgccCGCAAGGAATTCTGGGATACCGAATGGCCAGGACAGCGCCTTCTCTCTGCCGAGTAAAGCTCGCCATCGCTTACTCAAACATGGAGTCAACCTGCTCTGagctacaaacactcacacacacacacacggatgccTGTAATCATTAA
- the hps4 gene encoding Hermansky-Pudlak syndrome 4 protein isoform X2 gives MTALRAIFCSCFFLYDRSKVREEGDLTRAGIYYYYPEHTPLDQQELVCGQLAGVSRCVSEISASPVRLLRLRRSKYAIRMRDDFLWALSCVNDLPDVSMCDFLDQMIDLFCFYNGSVRRSYQLHTQEELAVCWARYLSHLQGGATELHHIFTCLTTIDYTHIDPLLLMKAALILQVCQRCPLVLAGCILHRGRMVSTQMSPELTMKVMVHETETYGLQEQKKPTSGRSSFLATPNCTTTTSVYLTQSELHTLRRPLVDNSASCRSESPKRPLKPRLLSRTLSDTPITDPSSSQMLASSPDSSLSDDASFSLCPSLASTPFRSSVASQSEGVDAAESHDHDLANEMLVFEGSAASGKGEDGEQEQVDDVSAGYRNHSSSEDENLLALRDDEEKEEEGAGQATDIREERVRVCEERDVVLEPMLLYEHRVRGLVLVLLVEPGFETHPNAKQEVYHSSLASLNGLEAHLRTITPASEIPAAPYTFAHYDHIQNTLTTNMCGPSTGPQDRPFVKATALLHSHFSHMDMLQEAIIRSAGCALYATRTAAQETFFVQQGAPARNSGIPNGQDSAFSLPSKARHRLLKHGVNLL, from the exons ATGACGGCACTTCGAGCTATATT CTGCAGTTGTTTCTTCCTGTACGATCGCTCTAAAGTGCGTGAGGAAGGTGATCTGACCCGCGCCGgcatctactactactaccctgAACAC ACTCCGTTGGATCAGCAGGAGTTAGTGTGTGGTCAGCTGGCAGGTGTGAGTCGCTGTGTGTCAGAGATTTCAGCGTCTCCAGTCCGTCTGCTCCGTCTGCGCAGGAGCAAATACGCCATCCGCATGAGAGACGACTTCCTctgg gctctgaGCTGTGTAAACGATCTCCCGGATGTCAGTATGTGTGATTTTCTGGATCAGATGATTGATCTGTTCTGTTTCTATAACGGCTCGGTGCGTCGCAGCTATCAG CTCCACACTCAGGAGGAACTGGCTGTATGCTGGGCTCGTTATCTCTCCCACCTCCAGGGTGGCGCTACTGAGCTCCACCACATCTTCACCTGCCTCACAACCATCGACTACACACAT attgaCCCGTTGTTGTTGATGAAGGCTGCTCTGATCCTGCAGGTGTGTCAGCGCTGCCCCCTGGTGTTAGCAGGCTGTATCCTCCACCGTGGCAG AATGGTGAGCACACAGATGTCTCCAGAGCTGACGATGAAGGTGATGGTGCATGAAACAGAGACGTACGGCCTACAG GAACAGAAAAAGCCAACCAGTGGGAGGAGCTCTTTTCTGGCTACACCCAATTGTACGACCACAACATCAGTGTATCTGACGCAGTCTGAGCTGCACACACTACGCCGCCCTCTAGTGGACAACTCCGCATCCTGCAG ATCCGAATCTCCCAAGCGACCATTGAAGCCCCGCCTCCTTTCTCGCACTCTTTCCGACACTCCAATCACTGACCCATCGTCCAGTCAGATGCTGGCGTCCTCCCCTGACTCCTCCCTCTCTGATGATGCGAGCTTCAGCTTGTGTCCCTCATTAGCGAGCACGCCGTTTCGCTCCAGTGTAGCGAGCCAGTCAGAAGGAGTAGACGCTGCCGAGTCACATGACCACGACCTGGCCAATGAGATGCTTGTGTTTGAGGGTTCAGCAGCATCAGGTAAAGGTGAGGACGGTGAGCAGGAGCAGGTCGATGATGTCAGCGCCGGGTATCGGAACCACAGCAGCAGCGAGGACGAGAATCTCCTAGCTCTCAGAGACGacgaagagaaggaggaggaaggggcAGGGCAAGCGACCGACATCAGAGAGGAgcgtgtgagggtgtgtgaggaGCGTGACGTGGTTCTCGAGCCCATGCTGCTGTACGAGCACCGGGTCAGAGGGCTTGTACTTGTACTGCTGGTGGAACCTGGCTTCGAGACACACCCTaacgccaaacaggaagtg taccACAGTAGTCTGGCATCCCTGAACGGACTCGAGGCTCACCTGAGGACGATTACACCTGCGTCTGAGATTCCTGCGGCGCCGTACACTTTCGCCCACTATGACCACATCCAGAACACACTCACca caaaCATGTGTGGTCCTTCTACAGGACCTCAGGATCGGCCGTTTGTGAAAGCCACAGCTCTGTTGCACTCGCACTTCTCACACATGGACATGCTACAGGAAGCCattatcag gagcGCCGGCTGTGCTCTCTACGCCACCCGCACTGCTGCTCAGGAGACCTTCTTcgtccagcagggggcgccCGCAAGGAATTCTGGGATACCGAATGGCCAGGACAGCGCCTTCTCTCTGCCGAGTAAAGCTCGCCATCGCTTACTCAAACATGGAGTCAACCTGCTCTGa
- the hps4 gene encoding Hermansky-Pudlak syndrome 4 protein isoform X1: protein MMAETRHTESSLCSCFFLYDRSKVREEGDLTRAGIYYYYPEHTPLDQQELVCGQLAGVSRCVSEISASPVRLLRLRRSKYAIRMRDDFLWALSCVNDLPDVSMCDFLDQMIDLFCFYNGSVRRSYQLHTQEELAVCWARYLSHLQGGATELHHIFTCLTTIDYTHIDPLLLMKAALILQVCQRCPLVLAGCILHRGRMVSTQMSPELTMKVMVHETETYGLQEQKKPTSGRSSFLATPNCTTTTSVYLTQSELHTLRRPLVDNSASCRSESPKRPLKPRLLSRTLSDTPITDPSSSQMLASSPDSSLSDDASFSLCPSLASTPFRSSVASQSEGVDAAESHDHDLANEMLVFEGSAASGKGEDGEQEQVDDVSAGYRNHSSSEDENLLALRDDEEKEEEGAGQATDIREERVRVCEERDVVLEPMLLYEHRVRGLVLVLLVEPGFETHPNAKQEVYHSSLASLNGLEAHLRTITPASEIPAAPYTFAHYDHIQNTLTTNMCGPSTGPQDRPFVKATALLHSHFSHMDMLQEAIIRSAGCALYATRTAAQETFFVQQGAPARNSGIPNGQDSAFSLPSKARHRLLKHGVNLL from the exons ATGATGGCTGAGACACGACACACCGAGAGCTCACT CTGCAGTTGTTTCTTCCTGTACGATCGCTCTAAAGTGCGTGAGGAAGGTGATCTGACCCGCGCCGgcatctactactactaccctgAACAC ACTCCGTTGGATCAGCAGGAGTTAGTGTGTGGTCAGCTGGCAGGTGTGAGTCGCTGTGTGTCAGAGATTTCAGCGTCTCCAGTCCGTCTGCTCCGTCTGCGCAGGAGCAAATACGCCATCCGCATGAGAGACGACTTCCTctgg gctctgaGCTGTGTAAACGATCTCCCGGATGTCAGTATGTGTGATTTTCTGGATCAGATGATTGATCTGTTCTGTTTCTATAACGGCTCGGTGCGTCGCAGCTATCAG CTCCACACTCAGGAGGAACTGGCTGTATGCTGGGCTCGTTATCTCTCCCACCTCCAGGGTGGCGCTACTGAGCTCCACCACATCTTCACCTGCCTCACAACCATCGACTACACACAT attgaCCCGTTGTTGTTGATGAAGGCTGCTCTGATCCTGCAGGTGTGTCAGCGCTGCCCCCTGGTGTTAGCAGGCTGTATCCTCCACCGTGGCAG AATGGTGAGCACACAGATGTCTCCAGAGCTGACGATGAAGGTGATGGTGCATGAAACAGAGACGTACGGCCTACAG GAACAGAAAAAGCCAACCAGTGGGAGGAGCTCTTTTCTGGCTACACCCAATTGTACGACCACAACATCAGTGTATCTGACGCAGTCTGAGCTGCACACACTACGCCGCCCTCTAGTGGACAACTCCGCATCCTGCAG ATCCGAATCTCCCAAGCGACCATTGAAGCCCCGCCTCCTTTCTCGCACTCTTTCCGACACTCCAATCACTGACCCATCGTCCAGTCAGATGCTGGCGTCCTCCCCTGACTCCTCCCTCTCTGATGATGCGAGCTTCAGCTTGTGTCCCTCATTAGCGAGCACGCCGTTTCGCTCCAGTGTAGCGAGCCAGTCAGAAGGAGTAGACGCTGCCGAGTCACATGACCACGACCTGGCCAATGAGATGCTTGTGTTTGAGGGTTCAGCAGCATCAGGTAAAGGTGAGGACGGTGAGCAGGAGCAGGTCGATGATGTCAGCGCCGGGTATCGGAACCACAGCAGCAGCGAGGACGAGAATCTCCTAGCTCTCAGAGACGacgaagagaaggaggaggaaggggcAGGGCAAGCGACCGACATCAGAGAGGAgcgtgtgagggtgtgtgaggaGCGTGACGTGGTTCTCGAGCCCATGCTGCTGTACGAGCACCGGGTCAGAGGGCTTGTACTTGTACTGCTGGTGGAACCTGGCTTCGAGACACACCCTaacgccaaacaggaagtg taccACAGTAGTCTGGCATCCCTGAACGGACTCGAGGCTCACCTGAGGACGATTACACCTGCGTCTGAGATTCCTGCGGCGCCGTACACTTTCGCCCACTATGACCACATCCAGAACACACTCACca caaaCATGTGTGGTCCTTCTACAGGACCTCAGGATCGGCCGTTTGTGAAAGCCACAGCTCTGTTGCACTCGCACTTCTCACACATGGACATGCTACAGGAAGCCattatcag gagcGCCGGCTGTGCTCTCTACGCCACCCGCACTGCTGCTCAGGAGACCTTCTTcgtccagcagggggcgccCGCAAGGAATTCTGGGATACCGAATGGCCAGGACAGCGCCTTCTCTCTGCCGAGTAAAGCTCGCCATCGCTTACTCAAACATGGAGTCAACCTGCTCTGa
- the hps4 gene encoding Hermansky-Pudlak syndrome 4 protein isoform X3, which yields MMAETRHTESSLCSCFFLYDRSKVREEGDLTRAGIYYYYPEHTPLDQQELVCGQLAGVSRCVSEISASPVRLLRLRRSKYAIRMRDDFLWALSCVNDLPDVSMCDFLDQMIDLFCFYNGSVRRSYQLHTQEELAVCWARYLSHLQGGATELHHIFTCLTTIDYTHIDPLLLMKAALILQVCQRCPLVLAGCILHRGRMVSTQMSPELTMKVMVHETETYGLQEQKKPTSGRSSFLATPNCTTTTSVYLTQSELHTLRRPLVDNSASCRSESPKRPLKPRLLSRTLSDTPITDPSSSQMLASSPDSSLSDDASFSLCPSLASTPFRSSVASQSEGVDAAESHDHDLANEMLVFEGSAASGKGEDGEQEQVDDVSAGYRNHSSSEDENLLALRDDEEKEEEGAGQATDIREERVRVCEERDVVLEPMLLYEHRVRGLVLVLLVEPGFETHPNAKQEVYHSSLASLNGLEAHLRTITPASEIPAAPYTFAHYDHIQNTLTRPQDRPFVKATALLHSHFSHMDMLQEAIIRSAGCALYATRTAAQETFFVQQGAPARNSGIPNGQDSAFSLPSKARHRLLKHGVNLL from the exons ATGATGGCTGAGACACGACACACCGAGAGCTCACT CTGCAGTTGTTTCTTCCTGTACGATCGCTCTAAAGTGCGTGAGGAAGGTGATCTGACCCGCGCCGgcatctactactactaccctgAACAC ACTCCGTTGGATCAGCAGGAGTTAGTGTGTGGTCAGCTGGCAGGTGTGAGTCGCTGTGTGTCAGAGATTTCAGCGTCTCCAGTCCGTCTGCTCCGTCTGCGCAGGAGCAAATACGCCATCCGCATGAGAGACGACTTCCTctgg gctctgaGCTGTGTAAACGATCTCCCGGATGTCAGTATGTGTGATTTTCTGGATCAGATGATTGATCTGTTCTGTTTCTATAACGGCTCGGTGCGTCGCAGCTATCAG CTCCACACTCAGGAGGAACTGGCTGTATGCTGGGCTCGTTATCTCTCCCACCTCCAGGGTGGCGCTACTGAGCTCCACCACATCTTCACCTGCCTCACAACCATCGACTACACACAT attgaCCCGTTGTTGTTGATGAAGGCTGCTCTGATCCTGCAGGTGTGTCAGCGCTGCCCCCTGGTGTTAGCAGGCTGTATCCTCCACCGTGGCAG AATGGTGAGCACACAGATGTCTCCAGAGCTGACGATGAAGGTGATGGTGCATGAAACAGAGACGTACGGCCTACAG GAACAGAAAAAGCCAACCAGTGGGAGGAGCTCTTTTCTGGCTACACCCAATTGTACGACCACAACATCAGTGTATCTGACGCAGTCTGAGCTGCACACACTACGCCGCCCTCTAGTGGACAACTCCGCATCCTGCAG ATCCGAATCTCCCAAGCGACCATTGAAGCCCCGCCTCCTTTCTCGCACTCTTTCCGACACTCCAATCACTGACCCATCGTCCAGTCAGATGCTGGCGTCCTCCCCTGACTCCTCCCTCTCTGATGATGCGAGCTTCAGCTTGTGTCCCTCATTAGCGAGCACGCCGTTTCGCTCCAGTGTAGCGAGCCAGTCAGAAGGAGTAGACGCTGCCGAGTCACATGACCACGACCTGGCCAATGAGATGCTTGTGTTTGAGGGTTCAGCAGCATCAGGTAAAGGTGAGGACGGTGAGCAGGAGCAGGTCGATGATGTCAGCGCCGGGTATCGGAACCACAGCAGCAGCGAGGACGAGAATCTCCTAGCTCTCAGAGACGacgaagagaaggaggaggaaggggcAGGGCAAGCGACCGACATCAGAGAGGAgcgtgtgagggtgtgtgaggaGCGTGACGTGGTTCTCGAGCCCATGCTGCTGTACGAGCACCGGGTCAGAGGGCTTGTACTTGTACTGCTGGTGGAACCTGGCTTCGAGACACACCCTaacgccaaacaggaagtg taccACAGTAGTCTGGCATCCCTGAACGGACTCGAGGCTCACCTGAGGACGATTACACCTGCGTCTGAGATTCCTGCGGCGCCGTACACTTTCGCCCACTATGACCACATCCAGAACACACTCACca GACCTCAGGATCGGCCGTTTGTGAAAGCCACAGCTCTGTTGCACTCGCACTTCTCACACATGGACATGCTACAGGAAGCCattatcag gagcGCCGGCTGTGCTCTCTACGCCACCCGCACTGCTGCTCAGGAGACCTTCTTcgtccagcagggggcgccCGCAAGGAATTCTGGGATACCGAATGGCCAGGACAGCGCCTTCTCTCTGCCGAGTAAAGCTCGCCATCGCTTACTCAAACATGGAGTCAACCTGCTCTGa